The Erythrolamprus reginae isolate rEryReg1 chromosome 3, rEryReg1.hap1, whole genome shotgun sequence genome contains a region encoding:
- the PARD6B gene encoding partitioning defective 6 homolog beta has protein sequence MNRVQRGGGGVNSGGSRGLGTMEVKSKFGAEFRRFSLERSKPGRFEEFYGLLQHVHKIPNVEVLVGYTDIHGDLLPINNDDNYHKAVSTANPLLRIFIQRKEDADYSAFGTDTMTRKKNVLSNVLRPDNHRKKPHIVISLPQDFRPVSSIIDVDILPETHRRVRLYKYGTEKPLGFYIRDGSSVRVTPHGLEKVPGIFISRLVPGGLAQSTGLLAVNDEVLEVNGIEVSGKSLDQVTDMMIANSRNLIITVRPANQRNNVVRNSRTSGSSGQSTDNSLPGYTPHIVPRYQPEEEDSDEDDIIIEDNGEPQQIPKAAPSSESLDSLTQTETHHESMQNGFVSSREVNLYCSTSSINVEFKIQDSDQKTLEEDGTIITL, from the exons ATGAACCGGGTCCAACGAGGTGGAGGAGGCGTTAATAGCGGGGGAAGCCGCGGCCTCGGCACTATGGAAGTGAAGAGCAAG TTTGGTGCAGAGTTCCGTCGTTTTTCTTTGGAAAGATCAAAGCCTGGCAGATTTGAAGAATTCTATGGATTACTGCAGCACGTCCACAAAATACCCAATGTTGAGGTCTTAGTTGGATACACAGATATTCACGGAGATCTCCTACCAATTAATAATGATGACAACTACCACAAAGCCGTCTCTACTGCTAATCCTTTGCTTCGGATTTTTATTCAGAGAAAAG AAGATGCAGATTACAGTGCCTTTGGGACCGATACCATGACGAGGAAGAAAAACGTCTTATCCAACGTGCTCCGTCCCGACAACCATAGGAAAAAGCCACACATTGTTATTAGCTTGCCACAAGACTTCAGGCCGGTGTCTTCTATTATCGATGTGGACATACTCCCAGAAACCCATCGCAGAGTGCGCCTTTATAAATACGGAACTGAGAAGCCGCTAGGATTTTACATACGTGATGGCTCCAGTGTCAGAGTAACCCCACATGGGCTAGAAAAAGTTCCTGGTATCTTCATATCCAGGCTGGTTCCTGGAGGCCTGGCTCAAAGCACAGGTTTGCTGGCTGTTAATGATGAAGTCCTAGAAGTGAACGGTATAGAAGTTTCAGGAAAAAGCCTCGATCAAGTTACAGATATGATGATTGCCAACAGTCGCAATCTGATCATTACTGTGAGACCAGCAAACCAGAGGAACAATGTTGTGAGGAACAGCAGGACTTCCGGGAGCTCAGGACAGTCTACTGATAACAGCCTCCCAGGTTACACTCCACACATTGTGCCACGCTACCAACCCGAGGAAGAAGACAGCGATGAAGACGATATAATCATTGAAGACAATGGGGAGCCACAGCAAATCCCAAAAGCTGCCCCGTCCAGTGAAAGTCTAGATTCGCTGACACAGACTGAGACCCACCATGAATCCATGCAGAATGGCTTCGTTTCTTCCAGAGAAGTCAACCTGTACTGTTCAACAAGCAGCATTAATGTGGAATTTAAAATTCAGGATTCTGACCAAAAGACCTTAGAAGAAGATGGGACAATCATCACATTGTGA